In Chryseobacterium shigense, the following proteins share a genomic window:
- a CDS encoding DNA-processing protein DprA, producing MNTYLDYYNKLTEIEKKNSPKELFFKGDFSLLEFGRRVSVVGSRNVSEMGIKRTRFISNFLVDTQITVVSGLAEGVDTTAHLSTIEREGKTIAVIGTPLGQYFPVKNKKLQDQIAEEHLLVSQFPENYSVTPKNFPIRNRTMALISDATIIIEASEKSGTKHQGWESLRLGRELFIMENVIKENIIWAKEMLHYGAQVLTNDNYKDLIENIPYLTSKEEYAF from the coding sequence TACTATAATAAGCTCACTGAAATAGAAAAGAAAAACAGTCCTAAAGAACTATTTTTCAAAGGCGATTTCTCTCTTTTGGAATTTGGTAGAAGGGTATCTGTGGTCGGATCAAGAAATGTTTCGGAAATGGGAATTAAAAGAACACGCTTTATCAGTAATTTTTTAGTGGACACCCAGATTACGGTTGTGAGTGGATTAGCTGAAGGAGTTGACACGACAGCTCATCTTTCAACTATTGAAAGGGAAGGAAAAACAATTGCGGTCATAGGTACGCCTTTGGGGCAGTATTTTCCTGTGAAGAATAAGAAACTGCAAGACCAAATAGCTGAGGAACATTTGTTGGTTTCTCAATTTCCTGAAAATTATAGTGTAACTCCTAAGAATTTTCCTATTCGAAACAGGACAATGGCTTTGATAAGTGATGCTACTATTATCATTGAAGCCAGCGAAAAAAGTGGAACTAAACACCAGGGATGGGAATCATTGAGGTTAGGTCGGGAACTTTTTATTATGGAAAATGTGATAAAGGAAAATATCATCTGGGCAAAAGAAATGTTGCATTATGGTGCGCAGGTTCTAACCAACGATAATTATAAGGATCTTATCGAAAACATTCCATATCTAACATCAAAAGAGGAATATGCATTTTGA